Proteins encoded within one genomic window of Amycolatopsis sp. 2-15:
- a CDS encoding MFS transporter, with product MSESTAEKPDVDQRTVKRAVLASAMGNATEWYDYGVFTSGAIATSIGTVFFPGEGNAVLKSLALVAVGFIVRPFGGAFFGPLGDKLGRQKVLAITILLMSGCTFLVGVLPTYAGPYSMGIAAPIAILLLRLIQGFSTGGEYGGAATFIAEYAPTKRRGFFGSFLELGTLSGYVLGNVVVLAVTLSLPADQVEAWAWRIPFFVALPLGLIGLYLRSKLEDTPEFKRLEASGNKPKKAPLKETFTRNWRMILNLIGIVLLLNIADYMLLTTMPTYFTDTLKINNNTSTLIIIGVELVQAAIILPLGALSDRIGRKPLLITAAIGFLVLSWPSIKLMQSGSILWLVVGFAIVAFLLVLMLAVIGSTFPAMFPTRVRYGSFAIGYNISTSLFGGTCGVVVTALIQGTGNDDWPAYYLMIAAVIALVPIFKIPETSQVPIEQIDTADTGGKLAGATR from the coding sequence ATGAGCGAGTCAACGGCGGAAAAACCGGACGTGGACCAGAGAACCGTCAAACGGGCAGTCCTCGCGTCGGCGATGGGTAACGCCACCGAGTGGTACGACTACGGCGTCTTCACCTCAGGCGCCATCGCCACGAGCATCGGCACGGTCTTCTTTCCCGGCGAGGGCAACGCGGTGCTGAAGTCGCTCGCGCTGGTGGCCGTCGGGTTCATCGTGCGGCCGTTCGGCGGGGCGTTCTTCGGCCCGCTGGGCGACAAGCTGGGGCGGCAGAAGGTTCTCGCGATCACCATTCTGCTGATGTCGGGCTGTACGTTCCTGGTCGGCGTGCTGCCGACGTACGCGGGCCCGTACAGCATGGGCATCGCGGCACCGATCGCGATCTTGTTACTGCGCTTGATCCAGGGCTTCTCCACGGGCGGTGAGTACGGCGGCGCGGCGACGTTCATCGCCGAATACGCGCCGACGAAACGCCGTGGATTCTTCGGATCGTTCCTGGAACTGGGGACTTTGAGCGGCTACGTGCTGGGCAACGTCGTCGTGCTCGCGGTCACGCTTTCCCTGCCGGCCGACCAGGTCGAGGCCTGGGCGTGGCGGATCCCGTTCTTCGTCGCGCTGCCGCTGGGCCTCATCGGTCTGTACCTGCGCTCGAAGCTCGAGGACACGCCGGAGTTCAAGCGGCTCGAGGCTTCCGGCAACAAGCCGAAGAAGGCGCCGCTGAAGGAGACCTTCACCCGCAACTGGCGGATGATCCTGAACCTCATCGGCATCGTTCTGCTGCTGAACATCGCGGACTACATGCTGCTGACGACCATGCCGACGTACTTCACGGATACGTTGAAGATCAACAACAACACGTCCACGTTGATCATCATCGGCGTGGAGCTCGTGCAGGCCGCGATCATCCTGCCGCTGGGCGCTTTGTCCGACCGCATCGGGCGAAAACCGTTGCTGATCACCGCCGCGATCGGGTTCCTGGTGCTGAGCTGGCCGAGCATCAAGCTCATGCAGTCGGGCAGCATCCTGTGGCTGGTCGTCGGGTTCGCCATCGTGGCGTTCCTGCTGGTGCTGATGCTGGCCGTGATCGGCTCGACGTTCCCGGCGATGTTCCCGACCCGCGTGCGCTACGGCTCGTTCGCGATCGGCTACAACATCTCGACGTCGCTGTTCGGTGGTACCTGTGGTGTCGTCGTGACGGCCCTGATCCAGGGCACAGGGAACGACGATTGGCCGGCGTACTACCTGATGATCGCCGCCGTGATCGCGCTGGTGCCGATCTTCAAGATCCCGGAGACTTCGCAGGTGCCGATCGAACAGATCGACACCGCGGACACGGGTGGCAAGCTGGCGGGTGCCACTCGCTGA
- a CDS encoding PaaI family thioesterase, whose amino-acid sequence MSRVSGPWPPVSVEPPAVHPKAPSPGTELGVHFDECFGCGDEVDAGLRLRSIVGEGHTVLSKFTVTPAHQGAPGLAHGGLLACAFDEALGSAVGNLLRRPAVTGKLETDFRRPVPVGSTLHIETRLDGTAGRKIYVSADGHLDAPDGPVAVTARALFVAVGFEHFTTHGDSEALQKLADAREKQRRAQDGQEWEINP is encoded by the coding sequence ATGAGTCGTGTTTCTGGACCGTGGCCGCCGGTGTCCGTGGAGCCACCCGCCGTGCACCCGAAGGCCCCCTCCCCCGGCACCGAGCTCGGCGTGCATTTCGACGAGTGTTTCGGCTGCGGCGACGAGGTGGACGCGGGCCTGCGCCTGCGTTCGATCGTCGGCGAGGGGCACACGGTGCTCTCGAAGTTCACCGTCACGCCCGCCCACCAGGGCGCGCCCGGGCTCGCGCACGGCGGGCTGCTGGCGTGCGCGTTCGACGAGGCCCTCGGCAGCGCGGTCGGCAACCTGCTGCGGCGCCCGGCCGTGACCGGCAAACTCGAGACGGACTTCCGCCGGCCCGTGCCCGTGGGCTCGACGCTGCACATCGAGACCCGGCTGGACGGCACGGCCGGGCGCAAGATCTACGTCTCCGCCGACGGGCACCTCGACGCACCCGACGGGCCGGTCGCGGTGACGGCGCGTGCCCTGTTCGTGGCGGTCGGGTTCGAGCACTTCACGACACACGGTGACTCGGAAGCGTTGCAGAAGCTGGCCGACGCGCGCGAGAAGCAGCGGCGCGCGCAGGACGGTCAGGAGTGGGAAATCAACCCCTGA
- a CDS encoding NAD(P)/FAD-dependent oxidoreductase — protein sequence MPESVIDVFDRLVYAEPPAERRDVVETACVLGGSIAGLLAARVLADHAERVVIIERDELPADPVIRHAVPQGAQVHTLVAAGVAWLDRWLPGFSEEMVEAGATVTLLHEYAILYDGHRQASSDDQIRSILAGRPLIETRIRNRVTALPNVTVVRGQVTGLEFGDGAVTGVRYTADGADQVRSADLVVDAMGWASRVPDWLGRAEFDQPILERLATPLTYASAVFERAKPTDELPQKGVVSMHSPGQAEGGLGLAVTNAIEDDQWIVTVIGFDEDRPARTVDELRAVVAPLFPLFQEATSGAAARDIETYRQAESRRRRFTGLRSFPARLVSVGDAVASFNPIYGQGISSAALHASCLSAYLRGEPDQATPAEEFFRLQEVVVDAVWAVSASGDQARLDATNGREVPEDVLEQRQAGQQIVAAALVDGDIATEFNEVAFMLRHPGVLADPAFVARVRAVTEGMESSLADKAPLAE from the coding sequence ATGCCCGAATCAGTGATCGACGTCTTCGACCGGCTCGTTTACGCCGAGCCGCCGGCCGAAAGGCGGGACGTGGTCGAAACCGCCTGTGTGCTCGGCGGAAGCATCGCCGGGCTCCTGGCCGCGCGGGTGCTGGCCGACCACGCCGAGCGAGTCGTCATCATCGAACGCGACGAGCTGCCCGCGGATCCCGTGATCCGCCACGCCGTTCCCCAAGGGGCCCAGGTGCACACCCTGGTGGCGGCGGGCGTGGCGTGGCTCGACCGGTGGCTGCCGGGCTTCAGCGAGGAGATGGTGGAAGCCGGCGCGACCGTGACGTTGCTGCACGAATACGCCATCCTCTACGACGGCCACCGCCAGGCGTCGAGCGACGACCAGATCCGGTCGATCCTGGCCGGTCGGCCGCTCATCGAGACCCGGATCCGCAACCGCGTGACCGCGCTGCCGAACGTCACCGTCGTCCGTGGGCAGGTGACCGGCCTCGAGTTCGGCGACGGCGCCGTCACCGGCGTCCGCTACACCGCCGACGGTGCCGATCAGGTCCGGTCGGCCGACCTGGTCGTGGACGCCATGGGCTGGGCGAGCCGCGTGCCCGACTGGCTCGGCCGGGCGGAGTTCGACCAGCCGATCCTGGAACGGCTGGCCACTCCCCTGACCTACGCGAGCGCGGTGTTCGAGCGCGCCAAACCGACCGACGAGCTGCCGCAGAAGGGTGTCGTGTCGATGCACTCGCCGGGGCAGGCCGAGGGTGGCCTCGGGCTCGCGGTGACCAACGCGATCGAGGACGACCAGTGGATCGTCACGGTGATCGGTTTCGACGAAGACCGCCCTGCCCGGACGGTGGACGAGCTGCGCGCCGTCGTGGCGCCGCTGTTCCCGCTCTTCCAAGAAGCGACGAGCGGCGCCGCGGCCCGGGACATCGAGACATATCGCCAGGCCGAGAGCCGGCGCCGGCGGTTCACCGGGCTCCGGAGCTTCCCGGCTCGGCTGGTGAGCGTGGGCGACGCGGTGGCGTCGTTCAACCCGATCTACGGCCAGGGCATCAGCTCGGCGGCGCTGCACGCGTCGTGCCTGTCCGCGTATCTGCGCGGCGAGCCCGATCAGGCCACCCCGGCCGAGGAGTTCTTCCGGCTGCAGGAAGTCGTCGTCGACGCCGTGTGGGCCGTCTCGGCCTCCGGTGACCAGGCCCGGCTCGACGCGACCAACGGCCGTGAAGTGCCCGAGGACGTACTGGAGCAGCGCCAGGCCGGCCAGCAGATCGTGGCGGCGGCCCTGGTCGACGGCGACATCGCCACCGAGTTCAACGAGGTCGCGTTCATGCTGCGGCACCCGGGCGTGCTCGCGGATCCGGCGTTCGTCGCGCGGGTGCGCGCGGTCACCGAGGGCATGGAAAGTTCACTTGCCGACAAGGCGCCGCTGGCAGAATAG
- a CDS encoding helix-turn-helix domain-containing protein, whose product MPGGRLTRQERQQIALGLADSLAYAEIARRLDRPTSTITREVMRNGGPTSYRADLAHHATEHRTRRRKQAPAPPRTAAPQPHGRDAEAVREYEETFTVLLMQSGLPRMAARVLTCLYISDDGSVTATELVRHLQVSPASVSKAVSLLDGLGLLSRERDERRRERYVADNDVWYQSVLASARANAQLAETARQGVAILGRDTPAAARLENIARFVDFVGESIARAAEQAREILSAKPPE is encoded by the coding sequence ATGCCCGGCGGCCGCCTCACCCGTCAAGAGCGCCAGCAGATCGCCCTGGGCCTCGCCGACAGCCTCGCCTACGCGGAGATCGCCCGCCGCCTCGACCGCCCCACGTCGACGATCACCCGCGAGGTCATGCGCAACGGCGGCCCCACCTCCTACCGCGCCGACCTGGCCCACCACGCCACGGAGCACCGCACCCGCCGCCGAAAGCAAGCACCGGCACCCCCGCGCACAGCGGCCCCGCAACCCCACGGCCGCGACGCCGAAGCGGTCCGCGAGTACGAGGAGACGTTCACCGTCCTCCTCATGCAATCCGGCCTCCCCCGGATGGCCGCCCGCGTCCTGACCTGCCTCTACATCAGCGACGACGGCAGCGTCACCGCCACCGAGCTCGTCCGCCACCTGCAGGTCAGCCCCGCGTCCGTCTCCAAGGCCGTCTCACTCCTCGACGGCCTGGGCCTGCTCAGCCGAGAACGCGACGAGCGTCGCCGCGAGCGCTACGTCGCCGACAACGACGTCTGGTACCAGTCCGTCCTGGCCAGCGCGCGCGCCAACGCCCAGCTCGCCGAGACCGCGCGCCAGGGCGTCGCGATCCTCGGCCGCGACACGCCCGCCGCCGCGCGCCTGGAGAACATCGCCCGGTTCGTCGATTTCGTCGGCGAGAGCATCGCCCGCGCCGCGGAGCAGGCCCGCGAAATCCTGTCCGCGAAACCGCCCGAGTAA
- a CDS encoding DUF4097 family beta strand repeat-containing protein produces the protein MQKFTTTAPISAFVAIPAGRVQFIAADRADTAVEIRPVDASKARDVKVAEQTTVSFADGVLRIEATAKNQMLGASGSIEVTVQLPADSRVSASAAAAEFRGVGRLGEVSFEGAHGAIKVDEAAGLRLSTQAGDVSVGRLNGPASITTGKGNIDIAEAVRGSVVLRTSAGDVSVGAAAGVSASLDAGTSYGRVRNSLQNSGVAELTIEATTEYGDINARSL, from the coding sequence ATGCAGAAGTTCACCACCACCGCCCCGATCTCCGCCTTCGTCGCCATCCCGGCGGGGCGCGTTCAGTTCATCGCCGCGGACCGCGCCGACACCGCCGTCGAGATCCGGCCGGTCGACGCTTCGAAGGCCCGCGACGTGAAGGTCGCGGAGCAGACCACCGTCTCCTTCGCCGACGGCGTGCTGCGCATCGAAGCCACGGCGAAGAACCAGATGCTCGGCGCGTCGGGCTCGATCGAGGTGACCGTGCAGCTGCCCGCCGACTCGCGCGTCTCGGCTTCGGCCGCCGCCGCCGAGTTCCGCGGCGTGGGCCGCCTCGGCGAAGTTTCGTTCGAGGGCGCACACGGGGCGATCAAGGTCGACGAGGCGGCCGGCCTGCGACTGTCCACTCAGGCCGGTGACGTCTCCGTCGGCCGGCTCAACGGCCCGGCTTCGATCACGACGGGCAAGGGAAACATCGACATCGCGGAGGCCGTGCGCGGGTCGGTTGTGCTGCGCACGTCGGCGGGGGACGTCTCGGTGGGCGCCGCTGCGGGCGTCTCGGCTTCGCTGGACGCGGGAACGTCGTACGGACGGGTGCGGAACTCGCTGCAGAACTCCGGCGTGGCCGAGCTGACCATCGAGGCGACGACGGAGTACGGGGACATCAACGCTCGCAGTCTGTGA
- a CDS encoding serine/threonine-protein kinase: MPTSVLANPSPGTQSIMPPSPRLQPQESLPDPGTDSVVAASRSEGHGTGTRSEGTGSGSQGSGTGSFPGTSRRTGSRTSSRRSRRGRLGAGLIDVPPVPYRDPATAVLANPVVSEEKRFCGNCGAKVGRAKDGKPANPEGKCDNCGTPFSFLPKLQPHELVGGQYEVLGALAYGGLGWIYLAQDHNVSDRWVVLKGLIDTGDATAMAAAANEMRFLAEVEHPNIVKIHNFVQHPDAQTGTSVGYIVMEYVGGQSLRQLALQHHRESKRPEPLPIGQVIAYGLEILPALGYLHGQGLLYCDLKPDNVIQTHEQLKLIDLGAVRRVDDYESPLFFTTGYSAPELATQGASISSDLYTVGRTLAVLSFEFQGYTTKFKSSLPGPDAVPLFALFGSYYRFLKRATHVDPDRRFLAAEDMADQLTGVLREIMALGTGKPRQAASTVFGPESRTFGVHLVVPEAGTTVPLPEPAEVVAGLPIPQVDTDDPAAGVLATTTALDPREAIEALAGAPRESIEVRLRIVRARIELGEFAEAQRQLQAAQYLAIRNGFPHDWRIDWYRGLIELAGARPRVAHVAFEAVYDDLPGEIAPKLALAVSAEGVGDYFGAARYYELVWRTDRTYVSAAFGLARVYLAQGARAGAVEVLEMVPATSTHYIDAQVAAIKIKTQSGAASEQSRISEQDLLDASGRLERLNLDVERRTRLSAEVLEAAYDWLRTPSAPSPAETSKVLGYALEERDVRFGLERCYRTLARLAGSTEDRVALVDRANSIRPRTFT, encoded by the coding sequence ATGCCCACCAGTGTTCTGGCCAACCCGAGCCCCGGTACGCAGAGCATCATGCCGCCGTCGCCGCGTCTGCAGCCGCAGGAGTCGCTGCCGGATCCGGGCACGGACAGCGTCGTCGCCGCGAGCCGCAGCGAAGGCCACGGCACGGGCACCCGCAGCGAAGGGACCGGCAGTGGTTCCCAGGGCAGCGGTACCGGCTCGTTCCCCGGCACTTCGCGCCGCACCGGCTCCCGCACCTCCAGCCGGCGTTCCCGCCGCGGCCGTCTCGGCGCCGGCCTCATCGACGTTCCGCCCGTGCCGTACCGCGACCCCGCGACGGCCGTGCTGGCGAACCCCGTCGTCTCCGAAGAAAAGCGCTTCTGCGGCAACTGCGGAGCGAAAGTCGGCCGAGCCAAGGACGGCAAGCCCGCCAACCCCGAAGGCAAGTGCGACAACTGCGGCACGCCCTTCTCGTTCCTGCCGAAGCTGCAGCCCCACGAGCTCGTCGGCGGCCAGTACGAAGTGCTCGGCGCCCTCGCGTACGGCGGCCTCGGCTGGATCTACCTCGCGCAGGACCACAACGTCTCCGACCGCTGGGTCGTGCTCAAGGGCTTGATCGACACGGGCGACGCGACCGCCATGGCCGCCGCCGCCAACGAGATGCGGTTCCTCGCCGAGGTCGAGCACCCGAACATCGTCAAGATCCACAACTTCGTGCAGCACCCGGACGCGCAGACCGGCACGTCCGTCGGCTACATCGTGATGGAGTACGTCGGCGGCCAGTCGCTGCGCCAGCTCGCCCTGCAGCACCACCGGGAGAGCAAGCGGCCGGAGCCGTTGCCGATCGGGCAGGTCATCGCGTACGGCCTCGAGATCCTCCCCGCCCTCGGCTACCTCCACGGCCAGGGCCTGCTCTACTGCGACCTCAAGCCCGACAACGTCATCCAGACCCACGAGCAGCTCAAGCTGATCGACCTGGGTGCCGTCCGGCGCGTCGACGACTACGAGAGCCCGCTGTTCTTCACCACCGGCTACAGCGCGCCCGAGCTGGCGACGCAGGGTGCGTCGATTTCGAGTGACCTCTACACCGTCGGCCGCACGCTCGCCGTGCTGAGCTTCGAGTTCCAGGGCTACACCACGAAGTTCAAGTCGTCGCTGCCCGGCCCCGACGCCGTGCCGCTGTTCGCGCTTTTCGGTTCGTACTATCGCTTCCTCAAGCGCGCGACGCACGTCGACCCCGACCGCCGCTTCCTCGCCGCCGAGGACATGGCCGACCAGCTCACGGGTGTGCTGCGCGAGATCATGGCGCTCGGCACGGGCAAACCGCGCCAGGCCGCGTCGACGGTCTTCGGGCCGGAGAGCCGGACGTTCGGCGTGCACCTCGTCGTCCCCGAAGCCGGCACGACCGTGCCCCTGCCCGAACCCGCCGAGGTCGTCGCCGGCCTGCCGATCCCGCAGGTCGACACGGACGACCCCGCGGCCGGTGTCCTCGCGACCACCACCGCCCTCGATCCGCGCGAAGCCATCGAAGCCCTCGCCGGCGCGCCGCGCGAGTCCATCGAGGTCCGCCTGCGCATCGTCCGCGCACGCATCGAGCTCGGCGAGTTCGCGGAAGCCCAGCGGCAGCTCCAGGCGGCCCAGTATTTGGCCATCCGCAACGGTTTCCCGCACGACTGGCGCATCGACTGGTACCGCGGCCTCATCGAGCTGGCCGGTGCCCGCCCGCGCGTCGCGCACGTCGCCTTCGAAGCCGTCTACGACGACCTCCCCGGCGAAATCGCCCCGAAGCTGGCTTTGGCGGTGAGCGCCGAGGGGGTCGGCGACTACTTCGGCGCCGCGCGCTACTACGAACTGGTCTGGCGCACCGACCGCACCTACGTGAGCGCCGCCTTCGGCCTCGCCCGCGTGTACCTGGCCCAGGGCGCCCGGGCCGGCGCCGTCGAGGTCTTGGAGATGGTCCCCGCCACCTCCACGCACTACATCGACGCCCAGGTCGCCGCCATCAAGATCAAAACCCAGTCCGGCGCCGCCTCCGAGCAGTCGCGGATCTCCGAACAGGACCTCCTCGACGCCTCCGGGCGCCTCGAACGCCTCAACCTCGACGTCGAACGCCGAACCCGCCTGTCTGCCGAAGTCCTCGAAGCCGCGTACGACTGGCTTCGCACGCCCTCCGCGCCGTCCCCGGCCGAGACCTCGAAGGTCCTCGGGTACGCGCTGGAGGAGCGGGATGTGCGGTTCGGGCTGGAGCGGTGTTACCGCACGTTGGCGCGGTTGGCGGGGAGCACGGAGGACCGGGTCGCGCTGGTGGACCGAGCCAACTCGATCCGGCCGCGGACGTTCACGTAG
- a CDS encoding glutamate ABC transporter substrate-binding protein produces MIRSRHVFRAAALALVAVLASACGSAIQPIDLPPVSDAAWPMPADVGGPDASAGGSSDNSCDPTASLSPAGASTSSSSVAKIKARGKLIAGVDQTTYLFGFRNPKTGNLEGFDIDVVNEIAAAIFGSAEGHVQFRAIASSQREQVLKDHQVDIVVRTYSITCARLKDVAFSSVYYVAGQKILVPKASNAESLSDLKGKRVCATKQSTSLAKIATDPAHPTAVSVDNWSDCLIMLQQHQVDAVSTDDTILAGMAAQDPTVKVAGAPMTTENYGIGIPKDQPDLVRYVNSVLETNRNNGTWAGSYQKWVGARLGPATPPQPKYK; encoded by the coding sequence GTGATTCGGTCGCGTCACGTGTTCCGGGCGGCCGCATTGGCGTTGGTCGCGGTATTGGCCTCCGCGTGCGGCTCGGCGATTCAGCCGATCGACCTGCCCCCGGTGAGTGACGCGGCCTGGCCGATGCCCGCGGACGTCGGCGGCCCCGACGCTTCCGCCGGCGGCTCGTCCGACAACAGCTGCGACCCCACGGCCAGCCTCTCGCCGGCCGGCGCTTCCACCTCGTCCTCCTCGGTGGCGAAGATCAAGGCCCGCGGCAAGCTCATCGCGGGTGTCGACCAGACCACGTACCTGTTCGGCTTCCGGAACCCCAAGACGGGCAACCTCGAGGGCTTCGACATCGACGTGGTCAACGAGATCGCCGCCGCGATCTTCGGCTCCGCCGAGGGCCACGTGCAGTTCCGGGCGATCGCTTCGTCGCAGCGCGAGCAGGTGCTGAAGGATCACCAGGTCGACATCGTCGTGCGGACGTATTCGATCACGTGCGCGCGCCTGAAGGACGTGGCTTTCTCGTCGGTGTACTACGTCGCCGGCCAGAAGATCCTCGTCCCCAAGGCCTCCAACGCCGAATCCCTGTCCGACCTCAAGGGCAAGCGCGTCTGCGCCACCAAACAGTCCACGTCCCTGGCCAAAATCGCCACCGACCCGGCCCACCCCACCGCCGTCTCGGTCGACAACTGGTCCGACTGCCTGATCATGCTCCAGCAGCACCAGGTCGACGCCGTCTCCACGGACGACACCATCCTCGCGGGCATGGCCGCCCAAGACCCCACCGTGAAGGTCGCCGGCGCCCCCATGACCACCGAGAACTACGGCATCGGCATCCCCAAGGACCAACCGGACCTCGTCCGCTACGTCAACTCGGTCCTCGAAACCAACCGCAACAACGGCACGTGGGCCGGCAGTTACCAGAAATGGGTGGGTGCCCGCCTGGGCCCGGCCACGCCGCCGCAGCCCAAGTACAAGTAG
- a CDS encoding DUF397 domain-containing protein encodes MIAVDSVQVTWQKSSYSTTQSNCVEVGAWHKSSHSTSESNCVEVGAWNKSSYSTTQANCVEVTATPAIEIGVRDTKDRGAGHLTVSAQAWTAFLTAASTAVAG; translated from the coding sequence ATGATCGCAGTCGACTCCGTCCAGGTCACTTGGCAGAAGAGTTCTTACAGCACCACGCAGTCCAACTGCGTGGAGGTTGGGGCCTGGCACAAGAGCTCGCACAGCACCTCCGAGTCGAACTGCGTTGAGGTCGGCGCGTGGAACAAGAGTTCCTACAGCACCACTCAGGCCAACTGCGTCGAGGTGACTGCCACCCCAGCCATCGAGATCGGCGTGCGTGACACGAAGGACCGTGGTGCGGGTCACCTCACCGTTTCGGCTCAAGCCTGGACCGCCTTCCTCACCGCTGCCAGCACTGCCGTCGCAGGCTGA
- a CDS encoding helix-turn-helix domain-containing protein encodes MTKRTSVRQRRVSAELRTLRMAAGMTCKEVSDGLGFSESKISRMETGDRGLYADDVSAILGFLHAPTEKRQELLKLLREGEERNWHEIHGKLPPTWKELIRFEESAAAIKNYEPLVMPGLAQTPEYARALMHGIDNQLTEPEVEKLVAARLNRQVVLSRHDGPAVHLLIEESVLHRTVGDLDVMRAQLQNLQLMMNRSRVTIRVVPSAAGTHPGLEGPLALLEFIDEPSLAYAETHGASNFLEDEEPVARVKRAWKGLIAVALAPQDSARLIARVIGNLNSSGEPEP; translated from the coding sequence ATGACCAAGCGAACATCGGTGCGGCAGCGCCGGGTCTCCGCGGAGCTGCGGACGCTGCGCATGGCGGCGGGCATGACATGCAAAGAGGTTTCCGACGGCCTCGGCTTCTCGGAGAGCAAGATCAGCCGCATGGAGACGGGCGACCGCGGCCTGTACGCGGACGACGTCTCCGCCATCCTCGGCTTCCTCCATGCGCCGACGGAGAAACGCCAAGAGCTGCTCAAGTTGCTGCGCGAAGGCGAGGAGCGCAACTGGCACGAGATCCATGGCAAGTTGCCGCCCACCTGGAAGGAGCTGATCCGCTTCGAGGAGTCAGCCGCCGCGATCAAGAACTATGAGCCACTGGTGATGCCGGGTCTCGCGCAGACGCCTGAGTACGCGCGCGCACTGATGCACGGAATCGACAACCAGCTGACCGAACCTGAAGTCGAGAAGCTGGTGGCAGCGCGCTTAAACCGGCAGGTGGTGCTCAGCCGCCACGACGGTCCTGCCGTCCACCTCTTGATCGAAGAGAGTGTTCTGCATCGCACTGTCGGCGATCTCGATGTCATGCGAGCGCAGCTTCAAAACCTGCAGCTCATGATGAACCGTTCGAGAGTGACGATTCGGGTGGTGCCATCGGCTGCCGGGACACATCCCGGTCTGGAGGGTCCGCTCGCGCTCTTGGAGTTCATCGATGAACCATCGCTTGCATATGCGGAAACCCATGGCGCCAGCAACTTTCTCGAGGACGAAGAGCCAGTCGCTCGGGTGAAACGCGCGTGGAAGGGGCTAATTGCCGTTGCTCTGGCACCGCAGGACTCCGCTAGGCTGATTGCCAGAGTCATCGGCAATCTCAACTCGTCCGGGGAGCCTGAACCATGA
- a CDS encoding helix-turn-helix domain-containing protein, which translates to MGQQHLEAALPVGVDPRRHARALARVHEAAIAGEALPSAPRSVISESWSRVQQLGIDPDRGASSPILDAAELEERRRESALAPLLPLLRGGLLSLAEQAAHIMVIVDAAGHVLWRDGSVPVRRRADRLGFVEGVDWQEEAVGTNAIGTALVARQPVQVYSAEHYVRAQHDWTCAAAPLHDPRDGRLLGVVDLSGPASTVHATTLALVDAVGRLAESQLRTAHLTDLERLRGMAVPLLAKVSGRALVTDPHGWIAAAAGLAPADRLPLPTSVGPGPLWLPAHGYCVVEPLPGGWLIRLADSGFDSGAAPPTRVSLDLRVPGEPMLTVYGAASEWTHRVSPRHAQLLYALAAHRNGCSASQLSSVLFGDATRTVTVRAEVSRLRRVVGGIIVGRPYRFADNLEVVVHGSSIAG; encoded by the coding sequence TTGGGCCAGCAGCACCTCGAGGCAGCGTTGCCGGTCGGGGTCGACCCCCGACGGCACGCGCGCGCCCTCGCCCGCGTCCACGAAGCCGCCATCGCCGGTGAAGCGCTGCCCAGTGCGCCGCGCTCGGTGATCAGCGAGTCGTGGTCCCGGGTACAGCAGCTCGGCATCGACCCGGACCGTGGTGCGTCCTCGCCCATTCTTGACGCGGCCGAGCTCGAAGAACGTCGTCGCGAAAGCGCTCTGGCCCCGCTGCTGCCGTTGCTGCGGGGCGGTCTGCTCAGCCTCGCCGAGCAGGCCGCGCACATCATGGTGATCGTCGACGCCGCCGGCCACGTCCTCTGGCGCGACGGTTCCGTCCCCGTCCGCCGCCGCGCCGACCGGCTCGGGTTCGTGGAGGGTGTCGATTGGCAGGAGGAAGCCGTCGGCACCAACGCCATCGGCACGGCGCTCGTCGCTCGACAGCCGGTGCAGGTCTACTCCGCCGAGCACTACGTCCGCGCCCAGCACGACTGGACCTGTGCCGCCGCCCCGCTGCACGATCCCCGCGACGGCCGGCTCCTCGGCGTCGTCGACCTCTCCGGCCCCGCTTCGACGGTCCACGCCACCACCCTCGCCCTCGTCGACGCCGTCGGACGCCTCGCCGAGTCCCAGCTGCGCACCGCGCACCTGACCGACCTCGAACGCCTGCGCGGCATGGCGGTTCCCTTGCTGGCCAAGGTTTCCGGCCGCGCGCTGGTCACCGATCCACACGGCTGGATCGCCGCCGCCGCCGGACTCGCGCCCGCCGACCGCCTGCCGCTGCCCACGTCCGTGGGGCCCGGCCCGCTGTGGCTACCCGCCCACGGCTACTGCGTGGTCGAACCACTGCCCGGCGGCTGGCTCATTCGCCTGGCCGACTCCGGTTTTGACTCCGGAGCCGCTCCACCGACCCGGGTTTCCCTGGACCTGCGTGTGCCGGGCGAACCGATGCTCACGGTCTACGGCGCCGCGAGCGAATGGACCCACCGCGTCTCCCCGCGGCACGCCCAGCTCCTGTACGCCCTCGCGGCGCACCGAAACGGCTGCAGCGCTTCACAGTTGTCCTCGGTGTTGTTCGGCGACGCGACGCGCACGGTCACCGTCCGCGCCGAGGTTTCGCGGCTGCGGCGGGTCGTCGGCGGGATCATCGTCGGGCGGCCGTACCGGTTCGCCGACAACCTCGAAGTCGTCGTGCACGGATCTTCCATCGCGGGCTGA